Below is a genomic region from Ferribacterium limneticum.
GCGGCTGCAGTGACGAGGAGGGCGAGGCGGCGTTTCATGTCACTCTTAAAACGGAATGGCCAGCGAGAAGTGCAGGTGCACTTCCTGGTTGCGTTCGCCGTAGGCCAGATCGACGCCGATCGGCCCGGCCGGACTGCGCCAGCGGGCGCCTAGGCCGGCGCCGACGGCGAGGCGGATATCCTGCAGGCTATCGACCGCATCGCCAGCGTCGACGAAGGCAGCGATACCCCAGCTGTCGTTGAGCCAGTGCGTGACTTCGGCGCTGGCGATGGCCAGGTAGCGGCCGCCGACTATCGCGCTGCCTTCCCTGACGCCGAGGCTCTGGTAGGCGTAGCCGCGCACCGAGCCGGCGCCGCCGGTGCGGAACAGGTAGTCCTGCGGGATGTGCTGGCGCGAGTCGGCGAAGGTGTAGCCGATTTCGCCGCGCAAATTGAGCGTGTCGACGCGGCCGAGCGGGATGTAATGCTGAACGCGGGTGTGCAGGCGGACGAAGTTCTGGTCGGAGAGTGCGGCCTTGGCGCCGCCACCGATCTGCACCTGGACGACCGAGCCGTCACGCGGGTCGAGCAGGTTGTCGATGTGGCGCCAGGTCCACACGCCATTGGGGACCAGCGCCCGGGCGGTTTGCGGGCTGGCGCCGCTGGCTTCGCGCTTTTCCTCCTGCCAGTTGAGTGACAGGCGCTGTTCGACGATGCCGCGTTGCTGCACGGTCTGCGCGCCAAAGGCGTAGCGCTCGGTTTTCAGGCCCTGGATGTCGGCGGCTTCGGCCATGATGCCGAAGCTGTGCCGGCGGTTGCGCTCGTCGGGCGGCAGGAAGACGTCGCCGTAGGCGGTCTGTCTTTTCTGCTCGAAGCGCAGCCCGCTGTCTAGCGCCCAGCCCCGGCCGAGCAGGTTGGGCGTGTGGTAATTCACCTCGACGCGGGCGCCGGTGTTGGAACTGGCGCCGGCGCCGAAGGAAACGCGGTGCGGCGAACGTTCGCGGACGCGGACGAGGACGGGAACCGTTGCCGTGCCATCTTCGTTCACCACGGCCGCCTCGCGGTCGAGCGTGGTCTGCACCGAGGAAAAATAGGGGGTCGATTGCAGCATGCCCTGCAGCGCGTTGAGCCGGTCTTCGCGGTAGGGCTGGCCGGCCTGCACGGCGCGGTTGTAGCGCGCGATGAGGTCGGGCGGGTAGTTTTCCATGCCCTCGACGCGAATGTTGCCGAAACGGTAGCGCGGGCCGGCGTCGTAATGGGCGCTCAGGTCGGCGCGGTGCGTTTCGGCGTCGATGCTGGCTTCGCTGTCGACCAGCTTGGCGTCGGCATGTTCGACGGCCAGCAGGTCGGCG
It encodes:
- a CDS encoding autotransporter assembly complex protein TamA yields the protein MITRRLPLLFLLAIATPLMAGELTVHAPNDINKLLAPWLPEEAGNPSRLQGQLSEILATEGYFSPEFNFSENDDGLTLNLDPGPRTTIASVNVTVDGKIEPKMKSDLIAGWGLPVGQPFRQADWNDAKQQILADLLAVEHADAKLVDSEASIDAETHRADLSAHYDAGPRYRFGNIRVEGMENYPPDLIARYNRAVQAGQPYREDRLNALQGMLQSTPYFSSVQTTLDREAAVVNEDGTATVPVLVRVRERSPHRVSFGAGASSNTGARVEVNYHTPNLLGRGWALDSGLRFEQKRQTAYGDVFLPPDERNRRHSFGIMAEAADIQGLKTERYAFGAQTVQQRGIVEQRLSLNWQEEKREASGASPQTARALVPNGVWTWRHIDNLLDPRDGSVVQVQIGGGAKAALSDQNFVRLHTRVQHYIPLGRVDTLNLRGEIGYTFADSRQHIPQDYLFRTGGAGSVRGYAYQSLGVREGSAIVGGRYLAIASAEVTHWLNDSWGIAAFVDAGDAVDSLQDIRLAVGAGLGARWRSPAGPIGVDLAYGERNQEVHLHFSLAIPF